Proteins from a single region of Thalassophryne amazonica chromosome 22, fThaAma1.1, whole genome shotgun sequence:
- the chrm2a gene encoding muscarinic acetylcholine receptor M2a — protein sequence MDGFNFTSWNASEGNDTEAVVESESTYKTVEVVFIVLVAGSLSLVTVIGNILVMLSIKVNRSLQTVNNYFLFSLACADLIIGLCSMNLYTVYIVIGYWPLGPVVCDLWLALDYVVSNASVMNLLIISFDRYFCVTKPLSYPVKRTTKMAGIMIAAAWVLSFILWAPAILFWQFIVGGRTVPEKECYIQFFSNAAVTFGTAIAAFYLPVIIMIQLYWQISRASKSRVKKDNRKPSGANPEPISPSRRRNNTPKANNNNVPGDDPGQSQIQNTEDGTSHHDGKLQNGKGPSSSTTADGETEGEDAARENCAPGEEKESSNDSTSGSAPLSNQKDEEVAPSAVNSNAETSQPLTRQRAKAGGSKLTCIKIKTKSPKGDCYTPSNATVEIVPASDRQNHVARKIVKMTKQPPNKKKKAAPSREKKVTRTIMAILVAFVATWTPYNVMVLINTFCSSCIPNTVWTIGYWLCYINSTINPACYALCNVTFKKTFKHLLLCQYKNIRSGR from the coding sequence ATGGATGGATTCAATTTCACCTCCTGGAATGCCTCTGAAGGCAATGACACAGAAGCTGTGGTGGAGAGTGAAAGCACCTACAAGACTGTGGAGGTGGTGTTCATTGTGTTGGTGGCTGGCTCTCTCAGTTTGGTTACAGTTATTGGAAATATACTCGTCATGCTTTCCATCAAAGTTAATAGGAGCTTACAGACTGTCAACAACTACTTTTTATTCAGCCTTGCATGTGCTGACCTCATTATTGGACTGTGCTCTATGAACTTGTACACAGTCTATATAGTAATTGGGTACTGGCCCCTCGGGCCAGTGGTGTGTGACTTGTGGTTAGCTTTGGACTATGTAGTCAGTAATGCGTCTGTCATGAATCTTCTCATCATAAGCTTTGACAGATACTTCTGTGTCACTAAGCCTCTCAGCTACCCTGTCAAAAGGACCACCAAGATGGCAGGAATAATGATCGCAGCTGCCTGGGTTTTGTCTTTTATCCTTTGGGCACCAGCCATTCTCTTTTGGCAGTTCATTGTCGGAGGCCGGACAGTGCCAGAGAAAGAGTGCTACATCCAGTTCTTCTCCAATGCTGCCGTCACTTTTGGCACCGCCATCGCTGCCTTTTACCTGCCTGTCATCATCATGATACAGCTCTACTGGCAGATCTCCAGAGCAAGCAAGAGCCGTGTGAAGAAAGACAACCGTAAACCATCAGGCGCCAACCCAGAGCCCATCTCCCCCAGCCGCAGAAGGAACAATACGCCaaaagcaaacaacaacaacgtACCAGGTGATGACCCAGGTCAATCCCAAATTCAGAATACCGAAGACGGGACCAGCCACCATGATGGAAAACTGCAAAATGGTAAAGGTCCTTCCTCAAGCACCACTGCTGATGGAGAAACGGAAGGCGAAGATGCGGCAAGAGAAAACTGTGCCCCCGGGGAAGAGAAGGAAAGCTCCAATGACTCAACTTCCGGCAGTGCGCCCCTTTCCAACCAGAAGGACGAGGAAGTGGCACCATCTGCGGTTAATTCAAATGCGGAGACAAGTCAGCCACTCACACGCCAGAGAGCTAAGGCAGGGGGCTCAAAACTGACCTGCATCAAGATCAAGACAAAATCGCCAAAAGGTGACTGCTATACACCGTCCAATGCCACCGTTGAGATCGTCCCAGCCTCGGATCGGCAGAACCATGTGGCTCGGAAGATCGTGAAGATGACCAAGCAGCCTCCCAACAAGAAGAAGAAAGCGGCGCCATCTCGGGAGAAAAAGGTGACTCGCACCATAATGGCCATCCTGGTAGCTTTTGTAGCCACCTGGACTCCCTATAATGTGATGGTGCTCATTAACACCTTCTGCTCCAGCTGCATCCCCAACACAGTCTGGACTATTGGCTACTGGCTGTGCTACATCAACAGCACCATCAACCCGGCCTGTTACGCTTTGTGCAATGTGACATTTAAAAAGACATTCAAACATCTTCTCCTTTGCCAATACAAAAATATTCGGTCAGGTAGATAA